From the Corynebacterium zhongnanshanii genome, the window GTAGCTCCCCACCCTCACACCGGATTGCAGACCGTCAGTTGGCTCTTTGAGGGGAAGATCGAACATATCGATTCCGGTGACAATCGTGGAATGGTACTGCCGGGTGAAGTGAACCTGATGACCTCCGGAGCTGGCATTTGCCACTCCGAAACTTCTCCCTCTGACGTCACAACCCTGCACGGTGTGCAGCTCTGGGTGGCACTGCCCAACAGCGTGCGCTCAACGGCACCGCGCGCCCTGGACCACTATGCACCCACGCCATGCCCTCTGGAGGGTGGCTCCGCGCTGGTCTTCATCGGCTCCCTCGCAGGGGCCACCAGCCCCATCGAGACCCACACCCCACTCCTGGGCGCGGAACTCACGGTAGATCCCCACAGCACCATCACTCTGGACGTAGACCCTGACTTCGAACATGGACTCCTGGTCGACGAGGGCAACATCGTACTGGAAAACACTCCCATCCCCGTCTCTGCGATCGGCTACACCGGAATCGGCGCCACGCGCTTAAGAATCCGCAATGAGTCGGACTCCCCCGCGCGCCTTGTGCTTCTGGGCGGCGAGCCATTCCCCGAGGACATCGTCATGTGGTGGAACTTCGTAGGCCGCTCCAGCGAAGAGATCACAGAGTTCCGTGATCAGTGGCAGGCCCGCACCGAGCGCTTCGGTGACGTGAAAGACTACGTAGGCCACGGGGGACCAGGCAAGAACGCGGACGGCCTCAGCTGGCTTCCCGCACCGAAGCTTCCCAACGGGGTTATTAAACCCCGCACAAACCCAGAACCCCATGCGCGTGCGAATTTGCCTGAACCGGGCGAGCGCACCGAGACAGTTACAACGAAAGAAAGCAGGTAAAACCCTATGTCCCCCACAGATCGTCCTTACCTAGACAAGAGCCAACCAGCCACCTACAAGGCAATGGTTGGGGTAACCAAGGAAGTAGGAAAGGCCAGCAAGGCTGCGGGCATCGACCGCGCGCTCAGCGAGCTCATCAACATCCGTGTGTCCCAGATCAATGGCTGCGTGGCGTGCTTGAGTGTTCACGTCCCCGCCGCCCGACGCGCGGGAGTGTCCGCACTGAAACTGGACCTGCTTCCCGCATGGCGCGATGCGGAGGTGTTCACCGAGCGGGAGCGCGCGTGCCTCACGGTCGCTGAGGCCCTCACCGTCCCCGCCGCGGGCAGCGGAACGTTGAGCGGCCCGGCCTTAAACTCCGCACTCGCGGACGCAGCACAGGTACTTAACGACGAGGAGCTCGCCGCCGCGCAGTGGACGGCTATCGCAATCAACGCGTTCAACCGCATTTCTATCGCCAGCGGCCACCCGCCATACACTGCCAACTACAGCGAGTAACCACCAGCGGATCGTGCTTTTAGAAACGGATCTTGCGATCGGACACCAGCTTGGAGTTCACAAAACGCGTCATGAACGCTGGTGAGAAGTGGGACGCGGCGAACATCACCTTCGCCTGCAGGCCCACGGGGTGGTGCACCTTGGTAGGCGTCGAGCGCGACGCCTCCACCAGGTTCGCGACCTCCAAGGCAATATCATCAGCGGTCAGGCGAACACCCAGGCGCTTGGTTCCGCTGGTTTCCACACCGTCAAGCATGCCCGTCTGGGCGTACAACGGCCACAGGGACGTGACAGTGATGTCATCCTGATCCCACTCCAAATCCAGAGCTTCAGTGATGCCGCGAACCGCAAACTTCGTTGCGGAGTACACCGCCATGTCCGGGGTGCCGTAAATAGCTGCAGCGGAGGCAATGTTCACAAGCTTCGAACCAGCCTGCGCCTTCAAGTATGGGTGCGCCGCACGAGCGCCGTACAGCACGCCCTTCACGTTCACGTCCACCAAGGCGCTATCGCGCTTGTAGGAGCCCTCCTCCATGAACGGGCCTCCATAGAGAATTCCGGCGTTGTTCACGAGCACGTCCAAGTGTCCGCCGTGGGCGGAAACGAACTCCTCGAGGGCCGTGGACCAGGCGTCGGGATCGGTCACGTCCAGCGTGCCGGTGTGGATGTTTGGGTGGGTCGCCCAAGAAAAGTCGTCGGAAATGTCGAAGGCGCCGACGGTCCAGCCTCGATCTGCGAGGAGCTGTGCCGTCGCGCGCCCAATTCCCTGCGCTGCGCCGGTGATAAATACGTTCTGTGTCATGACTATGAGTCTAGTATTCACACCAAAATCACGCGGCGACTATGGAAAACTTTTCCCGCTATTTCTCTCTGGCTCCCCAGCTAGAAGCGGAACAGGCGAGCCAGGAGATCGCCCAGTGGCCCGAGCAGGGAGAAGAACTGCGCCAGCAGGCCCTGCGAGCTACCCAGAGCAGTGGAGCCATCGGCCTTCTGCTGAGCGCCGGCCACGTCAACCATCAGCTCTCCGGCGGGCGAGCGCTCGCCGTCGACAGTTTCAGCCACGGAGATGGTGTGCCCCGTACCGGCAGGCAGGTAGCCGAGGTTGCACTCGAAGTGTCCCTGATCATCGGCGGTGGCTACGCAGCGCGTACCGCCTGGGCCCAGGGCCTCGATCCGCGCTTCGGGGGTGGCGGTTCCGGACACGACCGCGTGCTGAGCGTTCGTCAGCTTCTCCGGGGACACGCTAAGGTCCTTCGGTGCCTTGGGGAGAGCTCGAACAATCTTCACTGGCTGGGCCTCGGTAGCCGCGGCGAATAGGTCGTCGCTCTGAGCAAAGCGGGCGCTGATGTTCGCCGTTCCAGGAGCAGCGGGAGTCCAGGTGCAGGTGGCTGTTCCGGATTCGTCGGTCTGCGCGGAGCAGACCTCTTCCCGGCCATTGAAGAAGGTGATGGTGTTACCGGCCAGGGTTGCCGGGGCCTCTTGGCCTTGCCTTGGTGTGGCTGCCAGCGTTGCTGTCAGGGGAACCTCTGCGCCAGCTTCCACCAGCCTGTCCACGGCTCCCAGGCTCAGGGAGGTCTTCACCCGATGGCCATCCTGCACCACCGCGACCGGGCCGCCCTTGAAGAGGTTAGGAGCGTAGTTCTTATTGCCCGTTCCTATCCAACCGTTGTAGTCGTACCAGAATCCGGATTGCAGCTGCGCGCCAGGCTTACACGAATCCGTAACCTCATAGCTCACAGCCAGGGTGTAAGGGTTGGCCTGGTTGTAGATCCAGGCCCCATTCGGCGATGTGGAACGAATGGTGGTGCGGCCAGCGGCTGCGGTCACGTTCGCATCGGGGACTGCCACCGCGTCCCGTGCACCCACCTGCACCGTGGCAGATCCTGGGATGTAGCGCAGGCAGGTATCATGATTGTTGCTCCAGTTACGGATGGTCTCATTACCGCCAGTGGTGACAAATC encodes:
- a CDS encoding pirin family protein; protein product: MSNLESQPIQRVCTSGGEPDTQRATEKLTAERHTTEGQTTKGRTTSTSDTYADVEIITHREVPLGGPRAMPVRRTLPQKKRSLIGAWCFADHYGPSDVSSTGGMDVAPHPHTGLQTVSWLFEGKIEHIDSGDNRGMVLPGEVNLMTSGAGICHSETSPSDVTTLHGVQLWVALPNSVRSTAPRALDHYAPTPCPLEGGSALVFIGSLAGATSPIETHTPLLGAELTVDPHSTITLDVDPDFEHGLLVDEGNIVLENTPIPVSAIGYTGIGATRLRIRNESDSPARLVLLGGEPFPEDIVMWWNFVGRSSEEITEFRDQWQARTERFGDVKDYVGHGGPGKNADGLSWLPAPKLPNGVIKPRTNPEPHARANLPEPGERTETVTTKESR
- a CDS encoding carboxymuconolactone decarboxylase family protein, encoding MSPTDRPYLDKSQPATYKAMVGVTKEVGKASKAAGIDRALSELINIRVSQINGCVACLSVHVPAARRAGVSALKLDLLPAWRDAEVFTERERACLTVAEALTVPAAGSGTLSGPALNSALADAAQVLNDEELAAAQWTAIAINAFNRISIASGHPPYTANYSE
- a CDS encoding SDR family oxidoreductase, producing MTQNVFITGAAQGIGRATAQLLADRGWTVGAFDISDDFSWATHPNIHTGTLDVTDPDAWSTALEEFVSAHGGHLDVLVNNAGILYGGPFMEEGSYKRDSALVDVNVKGVLYGARAAHPYLKAQAGSKLVNIASAAAIYGTPDMAVYSATKFAVRGITEALDLEWDQDDITVTSLWPLYAQTGMLDGVETSGTKRLGVRLTADDIALEVANLVEASRSTPTKVHHPVGLQAKVMFAASHFSPAFMTRFVNSKLVSDRKIRF
- a CDS encoding Ig-like domain-containing protein — encoded protein: MRNTTLAAATALLAAVPVVLSPAATAESASASHRDSSAVFTRAVSTTTPVVGDTLTYAQRFVTTGGNETIRNWSNNHDTCLRYIPGSATVQVGARDAVAVPDANVTAAAGRTTIRSTSPNGAWIYNQANPYTLAVSYEVTDSCKPGAQLQSGFWYDYNGWIGTGNKNYAPNLFKGGPVAVVQDGHRVKTSLSLGAVDRLVEAGAEVPLTATLAATPRQGQEAPATLAGNTITFFNGREEVCSAQTDESGTATCTWTPAAPGTANISARFAQSDDLFAAATEAQPVKIVRALPKAPKDLSVSPEKLTNAQHAVVSGTATPEARIEALGPGGTRCVATADDQGHFECNLGYLPAGTGHTISVAETVDGERSPAGELMVDVAGAQQKADGSTALGSSQGLLAQFFSLLGPLGDLLARLFRF